In Fusarium oxysporum f. sp. lycopersici 4287 chromosome 2, whole genome shotgun sequence, a genomic segment contains:
- a CDS encoding quinate permease, which translates to MGLLTLQEDRPTPKAVYNWRVYTCAAIASMAACTIGYDSAFIGTTLALPSFVQEFNFENYEPNALALVKQNIVSVYQAGAFFGSLFAYVSSYFIGRRYSLILFSLVFMVGAGMMLGANGARGLGLIIGGRVLAGIGVGGCSNMTPIYISELAPPAVRGRLVGLYEVGWQAGGLVGFWINYGINQHLPYAPGQNENVWLIPFAVQLIPAGLLLIGAVFIPESPRWLFSKGKRDKAIKNLCWMRNLDREDIYIVEEIGFIDAEIDRFNSAVGAGFWKPFAALKQAKVRWRFLLGALLFVFQNGSGINAINYYSPTVFRSIGITGTNTSFLTTGIFGVVKTAITFVWILVLIDHVGRRNLLMIGAGGGAFCMYFIGAYIKIANNQAKIDAGETPTLSSGGIAAIFFFYLWTAFYTPSWNGTPWVLNSEMFDQTTRSLGQANAAANNWFWNFIIARFTEQMFNAWGWGVYIFFASLMVLSIFFVFFCIPETKGVPLEAMDKLFETKPIWRANKIVMEELRLQDEEFRHNADGADLREEKANAEQIEGKA; encoded by the exons ATGGGCCTCTTGACTCTGCAAGAAGATCGGCCTACGCCGAAGGCCGTCTACAACTGGCGCGTCTACACATGCGCCGCCATTGCATCAATGGCTGCTTGCACAATTGGTTACGACTCTGCTTTCATCGGCACGACACTTGCTCTGCCCTCATTCGTGCAGGAGTTCAACTTTGAGAACTATGAGCCTAATGCGCTTGCCCTGGTCAAGCAGAACATTGTCTCTGTGTACCAGGCCGGTGCCTTCTTTGGATCTCTGTTCGCCTATGTCAGCAGTTACTTCATTGGTCGCCGATATtctctcatcctcttctctcttgtctttATGGTCGGTGCTGGTATGATGCTGGGTGCCAATGGTGCCCGGGGTCTCGGCCTTATTATCGGTGGACGCGTCTTGGCCGGTATCGGTGTCGGTGGATGCTCCAACATGACACCCATTTACATCTCAGAATTGGCTCCTCCCGCTGTACGAGGTCGTCTTGTCGGTCTTTACGAAGTCGGATGGCAAGCCGGTGGTCTTGTTGGTTTCTGGATCAACTACGGAATCAACCAGCACCTCCCTTATGCCCCTGGCCAGAACGAAAACGTCTGGCTGATCCCCTTTGCTGTTCAGCTCATCCCTGCcggtcttcttcttatcgGTGCCGTCTTCATTCCTGAGTCGCCTCGATGGTTGTTCTCCAAGGGCAAGCGCGACAAGGCTATCAAGAACCTTTGCTGGATGCGAAACCTTGACCGAGAGGATATCTACATCGTTGAGGAGATTGGCTTTATCGATGCTGAGATTGACCGATTCAACAGCGCTGTTGGCGCTGGCTTCTGGaagccttttgctgctctcaagcaagccaaggTTCGATGGCGCTTCCTCCTCGGTgctcttctcttcgtcttccaaAACG GCTCCGGTATCAACGCTATCAACTACTACAGCCCCACTGTCTTCCGAAGTATCGGCATCACCGGTACCAACACTAGCTTCCTCACCACTGGTATCTTTGGCGTTGTCAAGACGGCTATTACCTTTGTCTGGATTCTCGTTCTTATCGATCACGTCGGTCGCCGAAACCTTCTCATGATCGGTGCTGGCGGTGGTGCTTTCTGCATGTACTTCATTGGTGCTTACATCAAGATCGCCAACAACCAGGCCAAGATCGATGCTGGAGAGACCCCCACCCTCTCCTCTGGCGGCATTGCAgctatcttcttcttctatctcTGGACCGCTTTCTACACACCATCATGGAACGGTACACCATGGGTTCTCAACTCGGAGATGTTCGACCAGACCACCCGCTCTCTCGGCCAGGCCAACGCCGCCGCCAACAACTGGTTCTGGAACTTTATCATCGCCCGTTTCACCGAGCAGATGTTCAATGCTTGGGGATGGGGAGTGTacatcttcttcgcctcCCTCATGGTCTtatccatcttcttcgtcttcttctgcattCCTGAGACCAAGGGCGTTCCTCTTGAGGCGATGGACAAGCTGTTTGAGACTAAGCCTATCTGGAGGGCTAACAAGATTGTCATGGAGGAATTGAGACTCCAGGATGAGGAGTTCCGTCATAATGCTGATGGTGCTGATCTGCGAGAGGAGAAGGCCAATGCTGAGCAGATTGAGGGCAAGGCTTAA